From Helicoverpa armigera isolate CAAS_96S chromosome 17, ASM3070526v1, whole genome shotgun sequence, one genomic window encodes:
- the LOC110381307 gene encoding uncharacterized protein LOC110381307 isoform X4 — translation MEDLKKKVAARGYVKDSYTAKAYQLDRDMNAKPQLEDFLNYIENRANALENVEQGRQPHPGNSSSKVAAVATTGATCTYCQHGGKCRFHFRCSECKKPHNTLLHCNLSETPPAVTLSNAIAQRAVHDHQPAQPQQPVISCAPECCSSTTTA, via the exons ATGGAAGACCTAAAGAAAAAAGTCGCCGCACGCGGTTATGTGAAAG ACAGTTACACTGCGAAGGCCTACCAACTTGACCGGGATATGAATGCTAAGCCGCAATTGGAGGATTTTCTCAATTACATTGAGAACCGAGCCAACGCACTGGAGAATGTCGAGCAGGGACGTCAACCCCATCCTGGTAATAGTAGCAGTAAGGTAGCAGCAGTCGCCACTACAGGAGCAACATGCACTTACT GTCAGCATGGTGGCAAATGCAGGTTTCACTTCCGGTGCTCAGAGTGCAAGAAGCCTCATAACACTCTGCTTCACTGCAATTTAAGTGAAACCCCACCAGCTGTCACCTTATCAA ACGCTATTGCCCAACGAGCAGTGCATGACCATCAGCCTGCCCAGCCACAGCAACCAGTCATCAGCTGTGCCCCGGAGTGCTGCTCATCCACCACAACAGCCTAG
- the LOC110381307 gene encoding uncharacterized protein LOC110381307 isoform X3 has protein sequence MEDLKKKVAARGYVKDSYTAKAYQLDRDMNAKPQLEDFLNYIENRANALENVEQGRQPHPGNSSSKVAAVATTGATCTYCQHGGKCRFHFRCSECKKPHNTLLHCNLSETPPAVTLSSNVDNNVLLPTAKIKVVARDGTQYIIKALLDSGSQVSFITTKVVQLLGLMPLQSDTCIIGITNEKSNIKYCIPIEIHSLNSPFKTTVTCHVLKDVTCKLPQNKFDVSRVIIPPNIILADDQFNVPSEINMLLGADVFFQTLLPNEQCMTISLPSHSNQSSAVPRSAAHPPQQPSSTQLHVFNTYFGHIVGGNLPPKCFRRRLGRFNRLC, from the exons ATGGAAGACCTAAAGAAAAAAGTCGCCGCACGCGGTTATGTGAAAG ACAGTTACACTGCGAAGGCCTACCAACTTGACCGGGATATGAATGCTAAGCCGCAATTGGAGGATTTTCTCAATTACATTGAGAACCGAGCCAACGCACTGGAGAATGTCGAGCAGGGACGTCAACCCCATCCTGGTAATAGTAGCAGTAAGGTAGCAGCAGTCGCCACTACAGGAGCAACATGCACTTACT GTCAGCATGGTGGCAAATGCAGGTTTCACTTCCGGTGCTCAGAGTGCAAGAAGCCTCATAACACTCTGCTTCACTGCAATTTAAGTGAAACCCCACCAGCTGTCACCTTATCAAGTAATGTTGATAACAATGTACTTTTGCCTACAGCTAAAATCAAGGTAGTAGCAAGGGATGGTACTCAATACATTATCAAGGCGTTACTGGACAGCGGATCTCAAGTTTCATTTATAACCACAAAGGTTGTTCAGCTATTAGGATTAATGCCCTTGCAAAGTGATACTTGTATTATTGGAATCACTAATGAAAAGAGTAATATTAAGTACTGCATTCCTATTgaaattcattcattaaattcaCCATTCAAGACAACAGTAACTTGTCATGTACTTAAAGATGTTACATGCAAATTACCGCAAAACAAATTTGATGTCTCTAGGGTCATTATACCACCCAACATTATATTGGCAGATGACCAATTTAATGTTCCTAGTGAAATCAACATGTTATTAGGGGCTGATGTATTTTTCCAGACGCTATTGCCCAACGAGCAGTGCATGACCATCAGCCTGCCCAGCCACAGCAACCAGTCATCAGCTGTGCCCCGGAGTGCTGCTCATCCACCACAACAGCCTAGTAGCACACAGCTACATGTCTTCAACACATACTTCGGGCACATTGTAGGAGGGAATCTGCCACCTAAG TGTTTCAGAAGGAGACTCGGCAGATTTAATCGGCTTTGCTGA
- the LOC110381307 gene encoding uncharacterized protein LOC110381307 isoform X1 produces the protein MEDLKKKVAARGYVKDSYTAKAYQLDRDMNAKPQLEDFLNYIENRANALENVEQGRQPHPGNSSSKVAAVATTGATCTYCQHGGKCRFHFRCSECKKPHNTLLHCNLSETPPAVTLSSNVDNNVLLPTAKIKVVARDGTQYIIKALLDSGSQVSFITTKVVQLLGLMPLQSDTCIIGITNEKSNIKYCIPIEIHSLNSPFKTTVTCHVLKDVTCKLPQNKFDVSRVIIPPNIILADDQFNVPSEINMLLGADVFFQTLLPNEQCMTISLPSHSNQSSAVPRSAAHPPQQPSSTQLHVFNTYFGHIVGGNLPPKVSQQTCNKVVLKCKLGLNETLAKFWTNEKVPERFVEQTSEQELCEKIFQSSVKLVNNQFEVPIPLSDVNDTLGESFYLALKRFLNLEKRLHSNPDLFMQYQNFIHEYLSLGHGHYVDIELYDLCKHAVYFLPHHAVINNNSKTTKLRTVFDGSMKTNKKVSLNDLQLNGPVVQKELFDIILLFRLGRYTFTTDIRRMFRNIKIDPQYTSLQNILWRDNPDEPVKCIRLDTVTYGLKSSSYLATRCIDELANKYEKLYPLASSIIKNNQYVDDIIYSNNNLETTVSAHQTKDILIV, from the exons ATGGAAGACCTAAAGAAAAAAGTCGCCGCACGCGGTTATGTGAAAG ACAGTTACACTGCGAAGGCCTACCAACTTGACCGGGATATGAATGCTAAGCCGCAATTGGAGGATTTTCTCAATTACATTGAGAACCGAGCCAACGCACTGGAGAATGTCGAGCAGGGACGTCAACCCCATCCTGGTAATAGTAGCAGTAAGGTAGCAGCAGTCGCCACTACAGGAGCAACATGCACTTACT GTCAGCATGGTGGCAAATGCAGGTTTCACTTCCGGTGCTCAGAGTGCAAGAAGCCTCATAACACTCTGCTTCACTGCAATTTAAGTGAAACCCCACCAGCTGTCACCTTATCAAGTAATGTTGATAACAATGTACTTTTGCCTACAGCTAAAATCAAGGTAGTAGCAAGGGATGGTACTCAATACATTATCAAGGCGTTACTGGACAGCGGATCTCAAGTTTCATTTATAACCACAAAGGTTGTTCAGCTATTAGGATTAATGCCCTTGCAAAGTGATACTTGTATTATTGGAATCACTAATGAAAAGAGTAATATTAAGTACTGCATTCCTATTgaaattcattcattaaattcaCCATTCAAGACAACAGTAACTTGTCATGTACTTAAAGATGTTACATGCAAATTACCGCAAAACAAATTTGATGTCTCTAGGGTCATTATACCACCCAACATTATATTGGCAGATGACCAATTTAATGTTCCTAGTGAAATCAACATGTTATTAGGGGCTGATGTATTTTTCCAGACGCTATTGCCCAACGAGCAGTGCATGACCATCAGCCTGCCCAGCCACAGCAACCAGTCATCAGCTGTGCCCCGGAGTGCTGCTCATCCACCACAACAGCCTAGTAGCACACAGCTACATGTCTTCAACACATACTTCGGGCACATTGTAGGAGGGAATCTGCCACCTAAGGTATCTCAACAAACATGTAATAAAGTAGTTTTGAAATGTAAATTAGGTCTCAATGAGACACTTGCCAAGTTTTGGACAAATGAAAAAGTTCCAGAGAGATTTGTTGAACAAACATCTGAGCAAGAACTttgtgaaaaaatctttcaaagttCAGTTAAATTAGTTAATAACCAGTTTGAAGTTCCTATACCTTTGTCAGATGTAAACGATACTCTTGGTGAGTCTTTTTACTTAgcattaaaaaggtttttaaatttGGAAAAGAGATTGCATAGTAATCCTGATTTATTCATGCAATATCAAAATTTCATTCATGAATATCTATCTCTTGGTCATGGTCATTATGTTGATATAGAATTGTATGATTTATGTAAGCATGCAGTATATTTTTTGCCACACCATGCGGTTATTAATAACAATAGCAAAACTACAAAGCTTCGCACAGTGTTTGATGGttcaatgaaaacaaacaaaaaagtttctttgAATGATTTACAACTTAATGGGCCAGTGGTTCAAAAGGAATTATttgatatcattttattatttcgtttagGTAGATACACATTTACTACAGATATAAGGCGTAtgtttagaaatattaaaatagaccCTCAATACACTtcccttcaaaatattttgtggagGGACAATCCGGATGAGCCAGTTAAGTGTATTAGATTAGACACAGTTACATATGGCTTGAAAAGTTCAAGTTACTTAGCAACTCGTTGTATAGATGAgctagcaaataaatatgaaaagttaTACCCACTAGCTTCATccattatcaaaaataatcagtatgttgatgatattatatatagtaataataatttagaaaccACTGTCAGTGCCCATCAAACGAAAGACATTTTGATAGTATAG
- the LOC110381307 gene encoding uncharacterized protein LOC110381307 isoform X2 produces the protein MNAKPQLEDFLNYIENRANALENVEQGRQPHPGNSSSKVAAVATTGATCTYCQHGGKCRFHFRCSECKKPHNTLLHCNLSETPPAVTLSSNVDNNVLLPTAKIKVVARDGTQYIIKALLDSGSQVSFITTKVVQLLGLMPLQSDTCIIGITNEKSNIKYCIPIEIHSLNSPFKTTVTCHVLKDVTCKLPQNKFDVSRVIIPPNIILADDQFNVPSEINMLLGADVFFQTLLPNEQCMTISLPSHSNQSSAVPRSAAHPPQQPSSTQLHVFNTYFGHIVGGNLPPKVSQQTCNKVVLKCKLGLNETLAKFWTNEKVPERFVEQTSEQELCEKIFQSSVKLVNNQFEVPIPLSDVNDTLGESFYLALKRFLNLEKRLHSNPDLFMQYQNFIHEYLSLGHGHYVDIELYDLCKHAVYFLPHHAVINNNSKTTKLRTVFDGSMKTNKKVSLNDLQLNGPVVQKELFDIILLFRLGRYTFTTDIRRMFRNIKIDPQYTSLQNILWRDNPDEPVKCIRLDTVTYGLKSSSYLATRCIDELANKYEKLYPLASSIIKNNQYVDDIIYSNNNLETTVSAHQTKDILIV, from the exons ATGAATGCTAAGCCGCAATTGGAGGATTTTCTCAATTACATTGAGAACCGAGCCAACGCACTGGAGAATGTCGAGCAGGGACGTCAACCCCATCCTGGTAATAGTAGCAGTAAGGTAGCAGCAGTCGCCACTACAGGAGCAACATGCACTTACT GTCAGCATGGTGGCAAATGCAGGTTTCACTTCCGGTGCTCAGAGTGCAAGAAGCCTCATAACACTCTGCTTCACTGCAATTTAAGTGAAACCCCACCAGCTGTCACCTTATCAAGTAATGTTGATAACAATGTACTTTTGCCTACAGCTAAAATCAAGGTAGTAGCAAGGGATGGTACTCAATACATTATCAAGGCGTTACTGGACAGCGGATCTCAAGTTTCATTTATAACCACAAAGGTTGTTCAGCTATTAGGATTAATGCCCTTGCAAAGTGATACTTGTATTATTGGAATCACTAATGAAAAGAGTAATATTAAGTACTGCATTCCTATTgaaattcattcattaaattcaCCATTCAAGACAACAGTAACTTGTCATGTACTTAAAGATGTTACATGCAAATTACCGCAAAACAAATTTGATGTCTCTAGGGTCATTATACCACCCAACATTATATTGGCAGATGACCAATTTAATGTTCCTAGTGAAATCAACATGTTATTAGGGGCTGATGTATTTTTCCAGACGCTATTGCCCAACGAGCAGTGCATGACCATCAGCCTGCCCAGCCACAGCAACCAGTCATCAGCTGTGCCCCGGAGTGCTGCTCATCCACCACAACAGCCTAGTAGCACACAGCTACATGTCTTCAACACATACTTCGGGCACATTGTAGGAGGGAATCTGCCACCTAAGGTATCTCAACAAACATGTAATAAAGTAGTTTTGAAATGTAAATTAGGTCTCAATGAGACACTTGCCAAGTTTTGGACAAATGAAAAAGTTCCAGAGAGATTTGTTGAACAAACATCTGAGCAAGAACTttgtgaaaaaatctttcaaagttCAGTTAAATTAGTTAATAACCAGTTTGAAGTTCCTATACCTTTGTCAGATGTAAACGATACTCTTGGTGAGTCTTTTTACTTAgcattaaaaaggtttttaaatttGGAAAAGAGATTGCATAGTAATCCTGATTTATTCATGCAATATCAAAATTTCATTCATGAATATCTATCTCTTGGTCATGGTCATTATGTTGATATAGAATTGTATGATTTATGTAAGCATGCAGTATATTTTTTGCCACACCATGCGGTTATTAATAACAATAGCAAAACTACAAAGCTTCGCACAGTGTTTGATGGttcaatgaaaacaaacaaaaaagtttctttgAATGATTTACAACTTAATGGGCCAGTGGTTCAAAAGGAATTATttgatatcattttattatttcgtttagGTAGATACACATTTACTACAGATATAAGGCGTAtgtttagaaatattaaaatagaccCTCAATACACTtcccttcaaaatattttgtggagGGACAATCCGGATGAGCCAGTTAAGTGTATTAGATTAGACACAGTTACATATGGCTTGAAAAGTTCAAGTTACTTAGCAACTCGTTGTATAGATGAgctagcaaataaatatgaaaagttaTACCCACTAGCTTCATccattatcaaaaataatcagtatgttgatgatattatatatagtaataataatttagaaaccACTGTCAGTGCCCATCAAACGAAAGACATTTTGATAGTATAG